The Anabaena sphaerica FACHB-251 genome includes a window with the following:
- the cas7c gene encoding type I-C CRISPR-associated protein Cas7/Csd2 yields the protein MTVHLDPTKKHDAILLFDCLDGNPNGDPDAGNQPRIDPQTNQGLVTDACLKRKVRNYVEMLGKDEPTPERYKIFVEEGSVLNEKISRAYTAVGLPQKEGTPEQQLQVAKWMQQNFYDLRMFGAVLSTGLKAGQVWGPMQISFSRSIDPVFPQSVSITRCAATEEKEKKDGIKKDNKTMGRKEVLPYGLYKSHVFYNPHLAEKYGCVNERDLDLFWQALIKAWEFDRSSARGFMACRGLYVFTHASKYGNAPVHQLFDKLQIKSTVDVPRSFADYQVDLDEVLPDGVTLTKLA from the coding sequence ATGACTGTACATTTAGACCCTACTAAAAAACACGATGCTATTTTATTATTTGATTGTTTGGACGGTAATCCTAATGGTGATCCCGATGCGGGAAATCAACCAAGAATTGACCCCCAAACTAATCAAGGTTTGGTGACAGATGCTTGTTTAAAACGCAAGGTAAGAAATTATGTAGAGATGCTTGGCAAGGATGAACCAACACCGGAAAGATATAAAATATTTGTTGAAGAAGGAAGTGTGTTAAATGAAAAAATCAGTCGCGCTTATACTGCTGTAGGTTTACCACAAAAAGAAGGAACACCAGAACAACAATTACAGGTTGCTAAGTGGATGCAGCAGAATTTTTATGATTTAAGAATGTTTGGGGCGGTGCTTTCTACTGGTTTAAAAGCTGGTCAGGTTTGGGGTCCTATGCAAATTAGTTTTTCTCGTAGTATTGATCCGGTTTTTCCCCAATCTGTGAGTATTACTCGTTGTGCTGCAACTGAGGAAAAAGAAAAAAAAGATGGTATTAAAAAGGATAATAAAACTATGGGGAGAAAGGAGGTTTTACCCTATGGTTTATATAAATCTCATGTGTTTTATAATCCCCATTTGGCGGAAAAATATGGTTGTGTGAATGAACGGGATTTAGATTTATTTTGGCAAGCTTTGATTAAGGCTTGGGAGTTTGATCGTTCTTCGGCACGGGGTTTTATGGCTTGTCGTGGTTTGTATGTTTTTACTCATGCCAGTAAATATGGTAATGCTCCTGTTCATCAGTTATTTGATAAACTGCAAATTAAGTCTACTGTTGATGTACCCCGCAGTTTTGCTGATTATCAGGTTGACTTGGATGAGGTGTTACCTGATGGTGTGACTTTGACGAAGTTGGCTTGA